The proteins below are encoded in one region of Methanomassiliicoccus luminyensis B10:
- a CDS encoding isocitrate/isopropylmalate dehydrogenase family protein, which produces MFKVAVAPGDGIGKEVIAEGVKVLQAACGTEHVELQLEYMDLGSDRYLRTGELLTDDDIALMKRNQAVYFGAIGDPRVAPGILEKGILIKMRTTFDQYINMRPSKAWHPYTPLKGEKNFDIIFLRENTEDFYMGAGGVLKGRSDAVDLELKRKLYDIDLTLSSSSTSADDYAFEIGMMSRRGIERFADYSFELAKKMGRPKVTAVDKANVCTSLYGMWREVFSQKSKEHGIPVEYMYVDAMAMALVRAPERFGIVACPNMFGDILTDIGAEIMGGLGVAASGNINPNGVSMFEPVHGSAPDIAGQGKANPIAAILAGKMMIDQLGRPDIGKLIEWAVKMAMKQKMVTPDMGGALTTKQAGDAIVDLVRSAQ; this is translated from the coding sequence ATGTTCAAAGTAGCCGTGGCGCCTGGCGACGGGATCGGCAAGGAGGTCATCGCCGAGGGAGTGAAGGTGCTCCAGGCGGCCTGCGGTACTGAGCACGTGGAGCTGCAGCTGGAGTATATGGACCTCGGCTCGGACCGGTACCTCAGGACCGGAGAGCTCCTGACCGACGACGATATCGCCTTGATGAAGAGGAACCAGGCGGTGTACTTTGGCGCCATCGGCGACCCCCGGGTCGCGCCGGGCATACTGGAGAAAGGCATCCTCATCAAGATGCGCACAACCTTCGACCAGTACATCAACATGCGGCCATCCAAGGCCTGGCACCCCTACACCCCCCTCAAGGGGGAGAAGAACTTCGATATAATCTTCCTCCGGGAGAACACCGAGGACTTCTACATGGGCGCGGGCGGCGTGCTGAAGGGCCGGAGCGACGCCGTGGACCTTGAGCTGAAGAGGAAGCTGTACGACATCGATCTCACGCTCTCCTCCAGCTCGACCTCCGCGGACGACTATGCTTTCGAGATCGGCATGATGTCCCGCAGGGGCATCGAGCGCTTCGCCGACTACTCCTTCGAACTGGCCAAGAAGATGGGCAGGCCCAAGGTGACCGCCGTGGACAAGGCCAACGTGTGCACCTCGCTGTACGGAATGTGGAGGGAGGTGTTCTCCCAGAAGTCCAAGGAGCACGGCATCCCGGTCGAGTACATGTACGTCGACGCCATGGCCATGGCCCTGGTGCGGGCGCCGGAGCGCTTCGGCATCGTCGCTTGTCCGAACATGTTCGGGGACATTCTGACGGACATCGGGGCGGAGATCATGGGCGGCCTCGGCGTCGCCGCTTCGGGCAACATCAACCCGAACGGGGTCTCCATGTTCGAGCCGGTGCACGGCTCCGCGCCGGACATCGCCGGCCAGGGGAAAGCAAACCCCATCGCCGCCATCCTGGCCGGGAAGATGATGATCGACCAGTTGGGGCGGCCGGACATCGGCAAGCTCATCGAGTGGGCGGTCAAGATGGCCATGAAGCAAAAAATGGTCACGCCTGACATGGGCGGCGCGCTCACCACCAAGCAGGCCGGGGACGCCATCGTCGACCTGGTCCGCTCGGCCCAGTAA
- a CDS encoding 50S ribosomal protein L16 gives MSRKPARMYRQIRGQAYTRREYMGGVPAPRISTYDLGNTSGDFPIVLNLRVKEPCQIRHTSLEAARVAANRALSKGTNPSTYHLKIRLFPHIVLREHKMATGAGADRVSGGMRGAFGKAVGTAARVQSGDTVITLRLVPQAFPAGKEALWKASMKLPSPCYMEVAKGAELIA, from the coding sequence ATGTCACGGAAGCCCGCAAGAATGTACCGTCAGATAAGGGGTCAGGCTTACACCCGCAGGGAGTATATGGGTGGCGTTCCCGCCCCTCGTATCAGCACCTACGACCTCGGCAACACCAGTGGGGACTTCCCCATAGTCCTAAACCTCAGGGTAAAGGAGCCCTGCCAGATCAGGCACACTTCGCTGGAAGCGGCCCGTGTGGCTGCTAACAGGGCCTTGTCCAAGGGAACCAACCCTTCTACCTACCACCTCAAGATCAGGCTGTTCCCCCACATCGTGCTGAGGGAGCACAAGATGGCTACCGGCGCCGGCGCGGACCGTGTGTCCGGTGGCATGCGCGGCGCCTTCGGCAAGGCCGTGGGCACCGCCGCCAGGGTCCAGAGCGGGGACACCGTCATCACCCTGAGGCTCGTACCCCAGGCCTTCCCCGCCGGCAAGGAGGCCCTGTGGAAGGCCTCCATGAAGCTCCCCTCCCCCTGCTACATGGAAGTGGCGAAGGGCGCTGAGCTGATAGCTTAA
- a CDS encoding 3-isopropylmalate dehydratase large subunit — MTAPKTISEKILSARSGTDARAGQIVEAEIDYVMANDVTAPLAFQEFEALECEPMRDKIVLIPDHFVPNKDVASAEQAAEMRRFVKKYGIKNYFEVGRSGVCHQVMVDEGYAAPGRLIVGADSHTCTYGGINAFSTGIGSSEAAACFAEGRLWFKVPEAINVKLTGKFRKQVSGKDLIIKIITDIGVDGANYKAFEFSGPGVANVTVSDRLTISNMAIEAGGKAGIFPCDAATEAFLKGKVRGPYAPVAADEGARYWKTLEYDLGSLDYMVAMPHLPSNGRSARDVDVTIDQAFLGSCTNGRIEDLRTAAAIIRGKKVHPDVRMIVVPASVPVYKQALDEGLLAQFVEAGAFVSGPTCAACLGGHMGVLAKGEKCVASTNRNFIGRMGHKDSEVYLAGPAVVAASAIAGKIVAPD, encoded by the coding sequence ATGACAGCACCCAAGACCATTTCCGAGAAGATATTGTCCGCCAGGTCCGGCACCGACGCGCGCGCCGGCCAGATAGTGGAGGCGGAGATCGATTACGTCATGGCCAACGACGTCACCGCCCCCCTCGCCTTCCAAGAGTTCGAGGCGCTGGAGTGCGAGCCCATGCGCGATAAGATCGTTCTGATCCCCGATCACTTCGTCCCCAACAAGGATGTCGCCTCGGCCGAGCAGGCCGCGGAGATGCGCCGGTTCGTCAAGAAGTACGGGATCAAGAACTACTTCGAGGTCGGACGGAGCGGGGTGTGCCACCAGGTCATGGTGGACGAGGGCTACGCCGCCCCCGGCCGGCTGATAGTGGGAGCGGATTCCCACACCTGCACCTACGGCGGGATCAACGCGTTCTCCACCGGCATCGGCAGTTCCGAGGCCGCGGCATGCTTCGCCGAGGGCCGGCTGTGGTTCAAGGTGCCCGAGGCCATCAACGTCAAGCTCACCGGGAAGTTCAGGAAGCAAGTTTCCGGCAAGGACCTCATCATCAAGATCATCACCGACATCGGGGTGGACGGCGCGAACTACAAGGCCTTCGAGTTCTCCGGCCCCGGGGTCGCCAACGTGACCGTGTCCGATCGGCTGACCATCAGCAACATGGCCATCGAGGCCGGCGGAAAGGCCGGCATATTCCCGTGCGACGCGGCCACCGAAGCGTTCCTCAAGGGAAAGGTGCGCGGCCCCTACGCCCCCGTCGCCGCCGACGAGGGCGCCCGCTACTGGAAGACCCTGGAGTACGATCTGGGCTCGCTCGACTACATGGTGGCGATGCCGCACCTGCCCAGCAATGGGCGGAGCGCCAGGGACGTCGACGTCACCATCGACCAGGCCTTCCTGGGCTCCTGCACCAACGGGCGCATCGAGGACCTGAGGACGGCCGCGGCGATCATCAGGGGCAAGAAGGTCCACCCGGACGTGCGCATGATCGTGGTGCCCGCGTCGGTTCCGGTGTACAAGCAAGCCCTGGACGAGGGCCTCCTGGCCCAGTTCGTGGAGGCCGGGGCGTTCGTTTCGGGGCCGACCTGCGCGGCCTGCCTGGGCGGGCACATGGGCGTGCTCGCGAAAGGTGAGAAGTGCGTCGCCAGCACCAACCGCAACTTCATAGGCCGCATGGGGCACAAGGACTCCGAGGTGTACCTGGCCGGGCCGGCGGTCGTCGCCGCGAGCGCCATCGCCGGGAAGATCGTGGCCCCGGACTGA
- a CDS encoding 6-pyruvoyl trahydropterin synthase family protein — protein sequence MRIEIDGEYSGIKFSASHFIPGHHKCGRLHGHSYILHLVLHGEKGSDGMIMDFVDLKKALRGMVDELDHRVLLPGRSPTVKIVQGPEVEVAVGGKRYVFPSEDVAVLDIAQTSAEEMAEMFLDKLVKALEFPSNVEAVEIGLDEERGQTAWARREVRA from the coding sequence ATGAGGATCGAGATAGACGGCGAATACTCGGGGATCAAGTTCTCCGCATCACATTTCATCCCTGGCCACCACAAGTGCGGCCGGCTGCACGGCCATTCCTACATCCTTCACCTCGTCCTGCACGGGGAGAAAGGCTCGGACGGCATGATAATGGACTTCGTGGACCTGAAGAAGGCCCTTCGGGGCATGGTGGACGAACTGGACCACCGTGTGCTTCTTCCCGGAAGATCGCCCACGGTGAAGATCGTGCAGGGGCCCGAGGTCGAGGTCGCTGTCGGCGGCAAGAGGTATGTGTTCCCTTCCGAGGACGTCGCCGTCCTGGACATCGCCCAGACCTCCGCGGAGGAGATGGCCGAGATGTTCCTGGACAAGCTCGTCAAGGCCCTGGAGTTCCCCTCCAACGTCGAGGCGGTGGAGATAGGCCTGGACGAGGAGAGGGGCCAGACTGCCTGGGCTCGAAGGGAGGTGCGGGCGTGA
- a CDS encoding 7-carboxy-7-deazaguanine synthase QueE → MKVIEMFYSLQGEGTLMGVPTTFVRFAGCNLDCEWCDTKYAQEGGEEMSVDEIVDRVEELGAPFVCLTGGEPLVQEGVSRLVEALLEDSYHVTVETNGAVALESLPSSEELLISMDVKCPSSGMSHRIMYDNLSFLSPRDQLKFVIADRVDYLFAKKILREHEVNCPVIMTPVGGTDLKELAKWVLEDRLWVRVLPQLHKIIWGGKRGV, encoded by the coding sequence ATGAAAGTCATCGAGATGTTCTATTCCCTACAGGGCGAGGGGACCCTGATGGGTGTGCCGACCACCTTCGTCAGGTTCGCCGGTTGCAACCTCGATTGCGAGTGGTGTGACACCAAGTACGCGCAGGAAGGCGGGGAGGAGATGTCCGTGGATGAGATCGTCGACCGGGTGGAGGAGCTCGGGGCGCCGTTCGTCTGCCTGACCGGCGGGGAGCCGCTGGTGCAGGAAGGGGTCAGCCGCCTGGTGGAGGCGTTGCTGGAGGACTCCTACCACGTGACGGTGGAGACCAACGGCGCGGTGGCCCTGGAGTCCCTGCCCTCCTCGGAGGAGCTGCTTATATCCATGGACGTGAAGTGCCCCAGCTCGGGCATGAGCCACCGCATCATGTACGACAACCTCTCCTTCCTCTCTCCGCGGGACCAGCTCAAGTTCGTCATCGCCGACCGCGTGGACTATCTGTTCGCCAAGAAGATACTGAGGGAGCACGAGGTCAACTGCCCGGTCATCATGACGCCGGTGGGCGGGACAGACCTCAAAGAGCTGGCCAAGTGGGTGCTGGAGGATCGGCTGTGGGTGCGGGTGCTCCCGCAGCTGCACAAGATAATATGGGGGGGCAAGAGGGGGGTTTGA
- a CDS encoding helix-turn-helix domain-containing protein, producing MDAFTVSNVMNDEYAARIMVWAIEKPRTASEMSESLGIPISACYNRIRTLENLGLLKCVEMRIAPSGKRISVYQSQLRKASIFLDRGEVRVKMELVDGRVEDHCLVQAGERAPPA from the coding sequence ATGGATGCCTTTACCGTATCGAACGTCATGAACGACGAGTACGCCGCCCGCATAATGGTATGGGCCATCGAGAAGCCCAGGACCGCGTCGGAGATGAGCGAGAGCTTGGGCATACCGATCTCTGCCTGCTACAACCGCATCAGGACCCTGGAGAACCTCGGCCTCCTGAAGTGTGTGGAGATGAGGATCGCCCCCTCCGGTAAGCGCATATCGGTGTACCAGTCCCAGCTGAGGAAGGCCTCTATCTTCCTGGACCGGGGAGAGGTTCGCGTAAAGATGGAGCTGGTCGACGGCAGGGTCGAGGACCACTGCCTGGTGCAGGCCGGCGAGCGCGCGCCCCCGGCTTGA
- a CDS encoding 3-isopropylmalate dehydratase small subunit encodes MDAIRGNVWKFADHVDTDQIIPADRLISQNNNCLGDFLFERVRPDLAKNVRKGDIIVAGKNFGCGSSREHAPRSILQAGITCVVAESFARIFYRNSINLGLVLVECKVEASEGDVLSVDVDKGTVRNETTGKSWTFPQYPQYVKDLISSGGLMARLKEAKRCSK; translated from the coding sequence ATGGATGCTATCAGAGGCAACGTTTGGAAGTTCGCGGACCACGTGGACACGGACCAGATCATACCCGCGGACCGGCTCATCAGCCAGAACAACAACTGCCTGGGCGATTTCCTTTTCGAGAGGGTGCGCCCCGACCTCGCCAAGAACGTCCGGAAGGGCGACATCATCGTGGCCGGCAAGAACTTCGGGTGCGGCTCTTCGAGGGAGCATGCCCCGCGGTCCATACTGCAAGCCGGGATCACCTGCGTGGTGGCGGAGTCGTTCGCCCGCATCTTCTACCGCAACTCCATAAACCTCGGCCTGGTGCTGGTCGAATGCAAGGTGGAGGCGTCCGAAGGGGACGTGCTGTCGGTGGACGTGGACAAAGGGACCGTGAGGAACGAGACCACCGGGAAGTCGTGGACGTTCCCGCAGTACCCCCAGTACGTCAAGGACCTCATAAGCTCCGGCGGCCTGATGGCGCGCCTGAAGGAGGCCAAAAGATGTTCAAAGTAG
- the dph2 gene encoding diphthamide biosynthesis enzyme Dph2, which yields MDRNRRGPYLYDFRLEEVADWIRKRGAAVVALQMPEGLKPHGQRIKAELEKATGATFLLIGDPCYGACDVDSRFPTYADALVQFGHSEIPAMGQDPRVLFVEVYFEVDMVPLLERVLPRLKGRVGLITTVQHVRGLDAVREWLESRGKSALIGRGDNRVLFDGQLLGCNISAAGAVGGEVEQFLYIGSGDFHPLSVAIETGKEVLVLDPLIGEVRDMGGLKDKILRQRHGAIVRAEKAQRYLVLVSTKVGQVRMDLALRLKKLLESRGKSADIVMMERFDPELLMPYQADAYVSTACPRIAVDDYLRYQKPILTPVELEIVLGIRDWSDYRMDFITGELDGRSSSIHA from the coding sequence ATGGATCGAAACAGACGGGGGCCATACTTGTACGACTTCAGGCTGGAGGAGGTTGCTGACTGGATAAGGAAGCGCGGCGCGGCCGTTGTCGCCCTGCAGATGCCCGAGGGCCTCAAGCCCCACGGCCAGCGCATCAAGGCGGAGCTGGAGAAAGCTACCGGTGCCACCTTCCTGCTCATCGGCGATCCCTGCTACGGCGCCTGCGACGTGGACTCGCGGTTCCCGACGTACGCCGACGCCCTGGTCCAGTTCGGGCATTCGGAGATCCCGGCCATGGGGCAGGATCCCAGGGTGCTGTTCGTCGAGGTCTACTTCGAGGTCGACATGGTACCCCTCCTGGAGAGGGTGCTGCCGCGCCTGAAGGGCCGCGTCGGGCTGATCACCACGGTACAGCATGTTCGCGGCCTTGACGCGGTCAGGGAATGGCTGGAGTCGCGCGGGAAGAGCGCGCTGATCGGCCGGGGCGACAACCGCGTGCTGTTCGACGGCCAGCTGCTGGGCTGCAATATCAGCGCGGCCGGGGCGGTGGGCGGAGAGGTGGAGCAGTTCCTGTATATCGGAAGCGGGGACTTCCATCCCCTGAGCGTCGCCATAGAGACCGGGAAGGAGGTCCTCGTTCTCGATCCCCTTATTGGTGAGGTCAGGGACATGGGCGGCCTCAAGGACAAGATATTGCGGCAGAGGCACGGGGCCATTGTGAGAGCTGAGAAGGCCCAGCGCTACCTCGTCCTGGTGTCAACCAAGGTCGGGCAGGTCAGGATGGACCTGGCGCTGAGGCTGAAGAAGTTGCTGGAGTCTCGCGGTAAGTCCGCGGACATTGTCATGATGGAACGGTTCGACCCCGAGCTCCTGATGCCCTACCAGGCCGACGCGTACGTGTCCACCGCGTGCCCGCGCATCGCCGTGGACGACTACCTCAGGTACCAGAAGCCGATCCTGACCCCGGTGGAGCTGGAGATAGTTCTGGGCATCAGGGACTGGTCGGACTACCGCATGGATTTCATCACCGGTGAGCTAGATGGACGCTCATCCAGCATTCATGCCTGA
- a CDS encoding 2-isopropylmalate synthase: protein MIDRSAIEQSPSCPRNSLDRKRVYTSPFNAKAVAGTLPQRVMIFDTTLRDGEQTPGVALSVEDKVAISQALSDLGVDVIEAGFPAASDGEKEAFRRIEALGLSPRICGLARCNKKDIDAAVDCGLDYVHTFIATSDCHLQHKLRMTREEVKARAVESVEYAKGRGVTVEFSCEDATRTDLDFLKEMHIAVQEAKVDKINVPDTVGTISPPAMEYLIAELMTVTKVPIAVHCHDDFGLAVANSLAAVRSGAQQVHVTVNGLGERAGNAALEETVLGLMAFYNVETSIDTRRIGPLSKLVSRLSGIPVPDNKAIIGGNAFAHESGIHVHGVLADPSTYEAFGPELVGVQRNIVIGKHSGAHSVKDKLEGYGIDLTDEQIEQIVSKVKKLADSGKDVDDAELVALASHIMGQRESKKVKLKEFAVFTGMNTTPTAVVSIDINGEKKTGTSTGIGPVDAAINAIKAVMGNDISLEEYRLSAITGGSDSLCEVTVKVGKNGGSKAMSVGKAVGTDIVQSSVDATMEALDRLYCRKKE from the coding sequence ATGATCGACCGAAGCGCGATAGAGCAATCCCCATCCTGTCCGAGAAATTCACTGGACCGAAAGAGAGTGTACACCAGCCCCTTCAATGCCAAGGCCGTAGCGGGCACCCTGCCCCAACGGGTGATGATATTCGATACCACCCTGAGGGACGGAGAGCAGACCCCGGGGGTGGCGCTCTCGGTAGAGGACAAGGTCGCGATATCCCAGGCGCTCAGCGATCTGGGCGTGGACGTCATCGAGGCAGGGTTCCCGGCCGCCTCCGATGGGGAGAAGGAGGCGTTCAGGAGGATCGAGGCCCTTGGCCTCAGCCCCAGGATATGCGGCCTCGCGCGCTGCAACAAGAAGGACATAGACGCTGCGGTCGACTGCGGCCTTGACTATGTGCACACTTTCATTGCCACCTCCGACTGCCACCTCCAGCACAAGCTGAGGATGACCCGGGAGGAAGTGAAGGCCAGGGCGGTGGAGTCGGTGGAGTACGCCAAGGGCAGGGGCGTTACCGTGGAGTTCTCCTGCGAGGACGCCACCAGGACCGACCTGGACTTCCTCAAGGAAATGCACATCGCCGTGCAGGAGGCCAAGGTCGACAAGATCAACGTGCCCGACACCGTGGGGACGATATCGCCGCCGGCCATGGAGTACCTCATCGCCGAGCTGATGACCGTGACCAAGGTGCCCATAGCGGTGCACTGCCATGACGATTTCGGCCTCGCCGTGGCCAACTCCCTCGCCGCGGTCCGCAGCGGCGCGCAGCAGGTCCACGTCACGGTCAACGGGCTGGGGGAAAGGGCGGGCAACGCCGCGCTCGAGGAGACGGTCCTCGGTCTGATGGCGTTCTATAATGTGGAAACGTCCATCGATACCCGCAGGATCGGGCCGCTCTCCAAGCTGGTCAGCAGGCTCAGCGGCATCCCGGTCCCGGACAACAAAGCCATCATCGGCGGCAACGCCTTCGCGCACGAGTCCGGCATTCACGTTCACGGGGTTCTCGCGGACCCCTCCACTTACGAAGCCTTCGGCCCCGAGCTGGTCGGCGTCCAGCGCAATATCGTCATCGGCAAGCACAGCGGCGCGCACTCGGTCAAGGACAAGCTTGAGGGATACGGGATCGATCTCACCGATGAGCAGATCGAGCAGATAGTCAGCAAGGTAAAGAAGCTCGCCGACAGCGGCAAGGACGTTGACGACGCCGAGCTGGTGGCCCTCGCCTCGCACATCATGGGGCAGAGGGAGTCCAAGAAGGTAAAGCTAAAAGAGTTCGCAGTGTTCACGGGTATGAACACCACGCCCACCGCGGTCGTGTCCATCGACATCAATGGGGAGAAGAAGACCGGCACGTCCACCGGCATCGGCCCGGTCGACGCGGCCATCAACGCCATCAAGGCGGTAATGGGCAACGACATCTCCCTGGAGGAATATCGCCTCAGCGCCATCACCGGCGGCAGCGACTCCCTTTGCGAGGTGACGGTCAAGGTGGGAAAGAACGGCGGCAGCAAGGCCATGTCCGTCGGCAAGGCCGTGGGCACCGACATAGTGCAGTCCAGCGTCGACGCCACCATGGAGGCGCTGGACCGCCTGTACTGCCGCAAGAAGGAGTAA
- a CDS encoding YhbY family RNA-binding protein, with product MVEKLSKKELVKKGSEIKPTIHVGKEGLTEGIVEEVRTQIKRHKMVKVRVLPAADMDKDEVAAALAEKAGARCVETRGFTVLLCDPKIAEDRPSAGASKGF from the coding sequence ATGGTAGAGAAGCTGAGCAAGAAAGAGCTGGTCAAGAAAGGGAGCGAGATAAAGCCCACCATTCACGTGGGGAAGGAGGGCCTTACCGAGGGGATCGTGGAAGAGGTCCGAACCCAAATAAAAAGGCACAAGATGGTTAAGGTCAGGGTCCTTCCCGCGGCGGACATGGACAAGGACGAGGTCGCCGCCGCGCTGGCGGAGAAGGCCGGGGCCAGGTGCGTGGAGACCAGGGGCTTTACCGTGCTGCTGTGCGACCCCAAGATCGCGGAGGACCGGCCTAGCGCCGGCGCAAGCAAGGGTTTTTGA
- the mtxX gene encoding methanogenesis marker protein Mmp4/MtxX, with the protein MLTTDSVISRGLRPHLRIGMGAGEDRRKVIDSAEAAQRTGHGAVTIYDDPVEMARDLRDGRIDAAVRGDLDSNDAMSAVREAFGVPKVLRAAFMKPEGGRLFLLAPVGVDEGWTVPEKVELARLCAATVRRLGVEPVIGMMSGGRSSDKGRMAEVDRTIDDALQALSILAEDGLRAKDVQILIEDAVKDCDVIIAPDGISGNLIFRTLHFLGGGVAMGAPVLNIDRVYIDTSRAKASYVDSVALAAALADERDRAIRPPRV; encoded by the coding sequence ATGCTCACCACGGATTCCGTCATCTCCCGGGGCCTGAGGCCCCACCTGCGCATTGGCATGGGCGCCGGCGAGGACCGCCGGAAGGTCATCGACAGTGCTGAAGCGGCCCAGCGTACGGGGCATGGGGCCGTCACCATCTACGATGACCCGGTCGAGATGGCCAGGGATCTGCGGGACGGTAGGATCGACGCGGCGGTGCGGGGGGACCTTGATTCCAACGACGCCATGAGCGCGGTGCGCGAGGCGTTCGGCGTTCCCAAGGTGCTGCGGGCGGCGTTCATGAAGCCGGAGGGAGGGCGCCTGTTCCTGTTGGCCCCGGTGGGGGTGGACGAGGGATGGACTGTCCCGGAGAAGGTCGAGCTGGCCCGCTTGTGCGCCGCGACGGTGCGCCGTCTGGGAGTGGAGCCGGTCATAGGCATGATGTCAGGCGGCCGTTCCAGCGACAAGGGGCGCATGGCCGAGGTCGATCGGACCATCGATGACGCCTTGCAGGCGCTTTCGATCCTGGCGGAGGACGGCCTCCGCGCCAAGGACGTGCAGATCCTCATCGAGGATGCCGTGAAGGACTGCGATGTCATCATCGCCCCGGACGGCATATCCGGGAACCTGATCTTCCGCACCCTCCACTTTTTGGGCGGCGGCGTGGCCATGGGGGCGCCGGTCCTGAACATCGACCGGGTGTACATCGATACCTCCCGAGCCAAGGCCAGCTATGTCGATTCCGTAGCCCTCGCCGCGGCCTTGGCGGATGAACGGGACCGAGCGATACGGCCGCCAAGGGTTTGA
- the queC gene encoding 7-cyano-7-deazaguanine synthase QueC yields MTVAVVLLSGGLDSTTTLAYALSKGYDVVALTVSYGQRHSRELESAKAVAKHYGLKRHIVMDLDLSFLRTSALTCPDVEVPLRDSAEGIGDDIPVTYVPARNIIMLSLAAGLCETEGGEVIFIGANAIDYSGYPDCRPEFFEAFEKVLRVGTKSGVEGRPIEIKAPILRKSKAEIVKLAKELDAPLHLTWSCYKGGKRACGHCDSCLLRLKGFEEAGYSDPVEYEAGP; encoded by the coding sequence GTGACCGTAGCGGTCGTCCTGCTGTCCGGCGGCCTGGACTCCACCACCACCCTCGCCTACGCGCTGTCGAAGGGCTACGATGTGGTCGCCCTTACCGTCAGCTACGGTCAGAGGCACTCCCGCGAGCTGGAGTCCGCGAAGGCGGTGGCGAAGCACTACGGCCTGAAGAGGCATATCGTGATGGACCTGGACCTAAGCTTCCTGCGCACTTCCGCGCTCACCTGCCCGGACGTGGAGGTCCCGCTGCGCGATTCCGCGGAAGGCATAGGCGACGATATCCCGGTCACCTACGTCCCGGCGAGGAACATCATCATGCTCAGCCTGGCGGCAGGGCTGTGCGAGACCGAGGGCGGTGAGGTCATATTCATCGGCGCCAACGCCATCGACTATTCCGGGTACCCGGACTGCCGCCCCGAGTTCTTCGAGGCCTTCGAGAAGGTGCTGCGCGTGGGGACCAAGTCCGGCGTGGAAGGGCGGCCGATCGAGATCAAGGCCCCCATACTCAGGAAATCAAAGGCCGAGATCGTGAAGCTGGCAAAGGAGCTGGACGCTCCGCTACATCTCACCTGGTCATGCTATAAAGGTGGGAAGAGGGCCTGCGGGCACTGCGATTCCTGCCTGCTCCGCCTGAAGGGGTTCGAAGAGGCCGGATACAGCGATCCGGTGGAATACGAGGCCGGGCCATGA